Genomic window (Abyssisolibacter fermentans):
TAGTATTATAGCTTTGCAATTACCTAACTTTTTACTTAAATAATTCGATTTTACCGAGAAAAGTCTAACTAGCTGTATTCCAGCTAAAATAACACCAAAATATTTAGCGTCAATGCCACTTTTTAAATATTGAGCTTGATTTAAGAAAACAGTTGTTGATTGGAAAACTTCAATAATTAATGCAATAGAAATAACAAAAAGAATTATTGATTTATCATTAAAAGCTTGTTTGAAACTCTCTTTGAATTTCGGTTTTACTTTACTATCACCATTCACTTCGTCTAGCAATAATGTTAATATTCCTGCCAGTGCATACGGAAAAATAGTGAATAAAGCTGTATAATCGAGTGATACTGCTACTATAAATGATGACAATATCGAAGCTAATAAAAATCCCAATGTCCCAAAAGCACTATATCTACCAAAAACACTTTGAACCTCATCTTCTTCAATTGATGAATAAATAAGGGCTGTGTCACAACCTGACAAACCAGAAAATACTATCGCCAATAAAATTCTTTCAAGTAAAAATAATATAAAAGAACTAGCAATGTAAAATACTATTTTCGATATTAAAAATAATACATTAACAAATACCAACGTCTTTTTGTAACCAAATCTATCTGAAAACAATCCCCATGGAACTTCTAGAACAATCATTAATATCCACGATATAGATTCTATAAGAAATATTTCAGACATAGAAAGACCCCTAGCTTGTCTATATAGTGTAGCTACGGGACCATAAAAAACAAAACCTTGTAAAAAAATAATTACATACATTAAGTAAATATTTTTCCTATTATTCAATTTAGAACACCTCCGAATTTATATAACAAAAAAACTTACACCAATAAAAGCTTAATCGAATTGATTAGCTCATAATAGTAAATAAGTAATTTCTAAAAATAAATTGGTTGTTTTCTAAATTGGACGATACATAACAAGATGCTCCTTATAAAATTAATATCACTACTTACATAATATATATTTTTTTAGATTAAGTCAAATATAAAAAAAATAAAAACCTATAAAGAATTGTTATTTTCATCATGCACTAAAAAGGATGTCTCAATATATGAAACATCCATTCAAAAAATTTATATTTAACTGTTCAAAGCTACAACCTAATCGAATTGATTTGATTTCCCAGTCATATGTTTAATATCAATTTTTATAATTGTTGTACTGTCTTTCGCCTTTTCCACATATTTCTTCCCATTTTCCAAGAAATCAGGTGAATATTTTTTAATAAGTTCCATTAAAATTACTTGTTTTAAATCGCCTTTTACTTCACTTGCAATCCCAAAAGCTATCACACTTTTATATTTGGTACTAAATTTATTTGGGATTACTTCAGTATCTGTAACAACGCAAAAAGACACTTTACTATTTCTATTTATATTCTCAAGCTTATGCCCTTCCAGTGCACAATGAAAATATAAACTCCTATCATAATAAACATAACTTAGTGGTACAACATAAGGATATCCATTCTCACTAATAGTTGATAGTATACCGTACTCACCATTAGCTAAAATGTCTTCTATCAGCTCATCAAAAACTTCTCTAGATTTTTTTCTCATCTTTTTAAACATTTTTATACTCCTTCCTTTACCATGATATTTCTTCTTTGTGCATATACGATATAAAAAATCATATGTAAAATAAAATTAAAAAGAATATAGTTTTTATTTGAATAAAAGCTTTTAAAACCCATGATTTCATATCTGTGTCTTTTATTATAAATTATATATAAAATGATTGCAAAATAATAGTTAAAATATTCTGCAATCATTTTTTTAATTATCTATTTTTTAAATTTTATAAGAAATACTACTAATAATGTAATAGCTGTAATTATTCCAACTGGATAAGATATGCCTATAGATAGTCTAAATCCTTCAGGTGCTTGTAAAATGTATGTCGTACATACAGCAGTCATAAATGTAGCAGGTAATGTTGCAATCCAGTGTAATTTTTTATTTTTTATCAAATAAGCTGCTGTTGCCCAAAGTACTA
Coding sequences:
- a CDS encoding pyridoxamine 5'-phosphate oxidase family protein, producing the protein MFKKMRKKSREVFDELIEDILANGEYGILSTISENGYPYVVPLSYVYYDRSLYFHCALEGHKLENINRNSKVSFCVVTDTEVIPNKFSTKYKSVIAFGIASEVKGDLKQVILMELIKKYSPDFLENGKKYVEKAKDSTTIIKIDIKHMTGKSNQFD
- a CDS encoding MFS transporter, producing the protein MNNRKNIYLMYVIIFLQGFVFYGPVATLYRQARGLSMSEIFLIESISWILMIVLEVPWGLFSDRFGYKKTLVFVNVLFLISKIVFYIASSFILFLLERILLAIVFSGLSGCDTALIYSSIEEDEVQSVFGRYSAFGTLGFLLASILSSFIVAVSLDYTALFTIFPYALAGILTLLLDEVNGDSKVKPKFKESFKQAFNDKSIILFVISIALIIEVFQSTTVFLNQAQYLKSGIDAKYFGVILAGIQLVRLFSVKSNYLSKKLGNCKAIILLYFLVTLCCIVLIFTANPIVSVTTIVLISFSVAMIGPIEIEIKNKTIRTSNRATILSIYSMVASLIASISNIIIGITAEQSLEMGFRTCSMMSILAFILMIVYFKLVKEKITKM